One segment of Spiroplasma kunkelii CR2-3x DNA contains the following:
- the rpiB gene encoding ribose 5-phosphate isomerase B, with translation MKIVIGNDHIGIEMKNAIVKHLIAQKYEIINLGIDSIEVVDYPDIGQAVGERVIKEKNSIGIIICGTGIGISIAANKVKGIRAALCNETMLAKLAREHNNANVLALGARIIANQNAIWIVDMFLNSTFDAGRHALRVEKLNNL, from the coding sequence ATGAAAATTGTGATTGGGAATGATCATATAGGTATTGAAATGAAAAATGCAATTGTTAAACATTTAATTGCACAAAAATATGAAATTATTAATTTAGGTATAGATAGTATTGAGGTAGTTGATTATCCTGATATTGGTCAAGCTGTTGGTGAACGCGTAATTAAAGAAAAAAATAGTATTGGAATTATAATTTGTGGAACAGGAATTGGAATTTCAATTGCGGCAAATAAAGTAAAAGGAATTAGAGCAGCATTGTGCAATGAAACAATGCTAGCAAAATTAGCGCGCGAACATAATAATGCTAATGTTTTGGCATTGGGTGCTAGAATTATTGCAAATCAAAATGCAATTTGAATTGTTGATATGTTTTTAAATAGTACTTTTGATGCTGGTCGTCATGCGCTTCGTGTTGAAAAACTTAATAACCTTTAG